The DNA sequence tcaaacagattgcagaaccatcagtacttgttgaaatcttagcttcataaatgttaccacgcctgtatcctttcagaacaacttttcctttagatttactcacaacttcacagtgttcttcaaagaaatcaacatgataacctctgtcacagatttgacttatactcagcagattgtgtttaagtcctgagaccagagctacttccttaatgatgacattcccaagattgatattgccatatcccaatattttttcaatgttgccatctccataagaaacacttgggccagctttctccacaaagtctgatagcagggctttatttccagtcatatgtcctgaacatccactgtccaggactaggatatttttcctgttgccctgcaatcacaaagaccactaatgattagttttaaggacccagacttgcttggatcctttggccttatcaagtttgttaacatttgcagcggatttagcatcagagtttatgttaacatttttcttatcagaatttacactatcaaactttgaatcagaatttacactagaatgaacaatggaaactttctttaaagaaggttttatttgataataatcatagtacaaactatgatattccttacaagtataaatggaatgccataaactaccacaatgaaaacaaggattttatggcttatatctaacagaatgactcttaactcctgactttgaaggtaaggagtttatgttcttattcttcctgcaaaaagaagccagatggttagaacttccacagttatgacacgttttcctaggagcatcaggaacaggcttataatcattgcttttattcacaccttcctttccattcctatttctcctaggtgattttaccttgtttgcattcttaacatctttcagcttatgcttaagctgcttcttagtcattaagcctatgtttacttcatctgtcttttcctgttttagtttgtcagaagttaatccctctttaacttctgattgctcattatcagactttacagttacaaacttaacaggttttaactttggcttttgcttaacaacaggcttaatttctacagttcctttatcattcttttcctctccataacctaagccctcttttcaatattcactacttagcaaattttgagttgttctgccagagttagtccaagtcctgataatctctctttccttttctaactcagtttttagagattcattcatttttagcacttcatccctaacataaaaagcatcatctctatccttctgagtttgatggaacataactaactctttttcgaagaaattatttcttttcttaaaagcaagattttcagaagttaatctttcacatattaaagtttgatctctataactaacaaacatggttttaagatatcttctcaactcattaatatcatcagtatgaaaagcataagtagtctgaggtacctttgttttagcagcttcagaactgctctcagcactttctttatcaacatttgccatcaaagcatagttctcctcactttcagagtctggggtgtctgtccagcttttcttctttgtgacaagagccttgcctttgtcacccttcactttcttacaatcaggagatatgtggcctttctcaccacagttatagcatttgacattggtataatctcctctatcagactttcctcctctgccctcagatcttctgaaattcttcttatcagaacttgtgcctttcctggaaaacttctttcccttcctgaacttcctgtatgcaatctttgtgatccctttcaccaaagagcacacaacttcagtatctcctcatcagcatcagtctcaggcaagctttcagaatctgagtcatcatcactttcagaacttgatgactcagtatcagactttgtgaaaagagctttacccttgtctttccttgaggtagctgctttgggggattcttcttcatccttaagagcaactgtccttgactttcctcctttcctcttgcttctttgttccatctcaagttcatgagtcttgagcatttcataaatttcatcaagagttgtttcatcaagattgtagttgtctcttattgttgttgccttcaaatcccaacattcaggaagagcgaacaggaatttaaggtttgaatcttcaagatcatactccttattaaccagttacagatcattcaagagtttgacaaatctatcatataaataagtcaatgactcattagcctttgagtcaaagtgttcatactcttgagtgagtattgtcttcctgttcttcttaattgtatcagttccctgacaccttgttttcagagcatcccatatctccttagcagtcttgcagttaattaccctgtttgacattacattatcaatggcactatgcagtaagtgtcgtaccttagcatccttagcaattgatgtgatatcttcagcagtataatcactcttctcctttggtacggtctttgctgcttcacctgcaactgcaactgcgagcttggttggtttgtgaggtcattccttgattctatcaagatattctggatctgtagcttccagaaacatggtcatcctcaccttccatatggcatattcagatggtctcagtatgggaactctgatggtttcataccgactttgaatttgtgtctttggaggttcttcagttttggtaggcttagttagagtttctgtgtcagacatgattgtgtttggatctttaactatatgtgtgttaccagataggctctgataccacttgttaggtcacacacactgtagagggggtgaatacagtgtaaagtacaatcaaatcgaactttaatatctcaagtaacagaaaacaaactttattgaaacaataaactctgttacattatggaactgttacctctcagtgatgaacaaatatcacgagagctgctagggttacaattaataatcttctcgaatatgataacacttatagtgtaaaccatatatttgtgtttatatactacacacttacaagataatctctaattgatatggaatataattctgcttcctaaaatatatcaatcagatatcttttcttccaagtattctattcttcatagaattccttcttcatgcatatctcttcttatgtttatctcgatcttctttcctttaatcagctactgtccttttctgaacgtccttcagcacttaagttcttatatccatcttctgatgattatctcctgataatataagtactgatatccttaagtcctgacttccagtaagtactgatttatcctgtttaagtaagatctgaaaactaaacataaatcatattaaccatgacattatcaaatatatctaacataattaCTAAATGCTGCACAAAAGGAGTTATTGGCAAATATACTAAATAGTCATCCCACTAGCAATATGCTAAACTTTGGTCTCTGTTCCATACCTCTGGAAGTTTGTAATCCTTTAACTTCCCTTCTTTTTGCTCATCTGCCTCCATCCAATTCCTGCGAGAATAgagaaatttaaaattttagataTCTAGATACTTTTGACGCTATATAAATTTCATGGAAAAAACTGAAGTAGTTCTTGATCAACAAAATCAAATCTTTTTCAAGGTTGTTCAACTTCATAGAAAGTAAGGCTTACACATTCTGAATTTGTTTGATTTCTGATGAAATTTGGCGTTATGTAACCATTTCTGATTCTATTGATTCGTGATGAAATAACAGGCAATAGGAAATTATGATCTTGTATTATAACATCAAATAACCATTTCATGTAATTTCAGTTACAAATAGAGCCGAAATATAAACATACATAATATTAATAAATTTACACTCATTAACTTTATACCATAATTGAAATACATACAATAACAGATCTGTACCTTATCAAATAGAGTCGAGATATATTAATTCACTTCAACATCTCTTATTTTAATACCATTCTGTTGGAAAATaacaaaaaatcaaaacaaaCTTATTTAGATCCAACATCAAACAATTAGAGTGCAAAACTTAAGTTTTTACAcaattaaaaaattaattgaaCCATGATAAGAGTAAAAGATCACCTAATTATGCATCCCAGTAGCAATCGAGATAATATCAAAAGATACACGAAAAAATTATAACAAAAAAGTACATGAAAAAACAATGATTACATGGACATACTTTTGAATCATTAATGAAATACAATGATTACACGTCTCTCACAAGCAGCTGTTGGTAATTATCTGCAAAAAAAGTCATTCAGAATTGTGAAATTATGAGTATCatataagaaaaaaaattaaatatgtaTGTACTTATTGCAGATTCACATAAACAATAGAGAAGAAATTGTGAGAGTTAATACAGATTCATGAATTTGAATATTTTGGAAAGATAAAACTGATACAATAATATGGCTCTGGTTCTATttcaaaaaaatttaaacataGTAATCAATTGCTATAATCAGGGAGCGGTTCAAGTGTATAGATGAATATGTGAGGTTAGTTTCTATATGGCTTAAGATGAATTTAAATATGAAAGATTCATAGATATGTGTATAATATAAAGTTTTATATGTAAAAAAATAAAGTGGGTCATGGATCTGGGTAAATTAGTGGGTAAAAGTTATATGAGCAATAGTAGCCTTTAAGATAATATAAATAactaaatttttatatttttttacaCATTATGTTACAATACTTTAATATCAcgttaagtaattaattaatccAAAATTTTAGAATTGCATAGAAAGATCTGAACATAATATTATTTTCTTAACAATTATAAGTGTTGCTGAAAAAAGTgttgttgtaaaaatcagatgactgtttggtaattttttgatacgtatatgttttgatgcaaaaaattaaaaataatgatgattttggtaagtttgatggtgaaatcaacATCTACTTCCCGCAACAGTTGAAAAACAGTTTTTTCTAAAAATATGGGGGACTTGTTTTCTCCAACAGCAGCTTTTAGGCCAAAACCACTTTTCCGAAAAgcagcttttaaattttaccaaacagttttttaactgtttttcagcgaaaagctgttgttgctgtctgcaacagcaataccaagCACACCCTTAGTCAAAGTATGAGTAAAAATAAAATGATGGAATTGGGAGATGCTGTAATAAACTAAGCGGGTCTtcgaaaatattttttttaatttcggaatttgatttattatttcaatttttttcatatctatattattatattaaaaacgaaaTATTAAAAAGTTTGGTTGTTCGTACTTGTTCACTTAATTTAGAGTCGTTAGATCAAATTGATAAAAACCTTTAGATATAAGATCGAATCCTACCTGTAATATAAGATCCAATCCTATTGACCATAGTCAATTTGAGAAACCCGCCACAAGCTCAAACTCAAGTTATTAGAGGAAGACCCACATAAATCTTATATGATATGCTAATATCACCGGACCAAAACCTTGTCATTTGTTCTCCTTGAAAAGATCAAGCGCAAGGTCTACGTTTCAGCTGAACTTGCCCCTAGCTAATTCAGAACTCATGCTATTACTCTGCTTTTTAAACATATAGTTCACAATTATGAGATCACAAACACGTAACCAAATTTAAGTCACAAACCACCATCCACGGAGGTGACCGTGGTGGTGGTGGAACAACGGGCTTACTACGAATCCGAAACAATGACATTTCATAGAAGTCAAGTCATCATGATTGGACAAAATCTTCGTGCAAATGTTCAAGAAAACTGTTACGTAAACATTTATCAATTGGATCAGTAGATGTATTATGGATGTGGAGCGGAGCGTTGAATAAACATATAGTAGTAGTACTGTCATTTGCAATGGTAGGTTTGTCTGTGTACAAGTTGATTTAAAAATTAAGAAGAAAACATGTGGGAGATTAAAGCAATAGCTTAGTGGTATTCTATTGTAACATTCCAGAAATGTGTGTTAAGTTTGTTAGGGACTTAAGGTTCAGTCTTACTATATAAACAGAGCAAAGGTGTGTTGTAGAATCATCATGAATGAAATAAAATCAGAGTTCCACTCTgtcctttcttctctctttcatACTGAAGCTTTCTACAGTCGACCCGACAAACTCCATCGACTTGTATGTTGCACCAGAGACTGAAATTTCACCAATAATTTGTAAAACCAAATTCTTGGCAAGCAAGTAGTCCGGCATTTGCTCTTGGTCAAGAAGGTCACTGCAGGCCTGCGGAGGTGCAGCTAGGGACAGATTCTCACACATGTACAGCGGGTGCATTTGGTCAGTTTGCGACAGGTAGAGGTAATACTGATGCTGGTATTGTCCTAGGAACAGGAAAGCTTTTGCTAAAGGATCTGATTTTACAAATTATTGGTGGAACTTCAACTCTGATGCAACATACAAGTCCATAGAGTTCATCGGGTCTATTTCAGACAGCCACAGGATGAAAGAGAGACGAAAGGATAGAGTGGAACTCTGATTTTATTTCATTCATGTTAATTTTGCGGTTAATTCTTAAATACTATAAGAAAGTAGTTACAAAAAACCTAGCTCTATTATTCGATATTATTCGAACAATGTATCAGTTGATTGAATGAAACATTACAAAAAACCTCGCGACAAGGGAAAGATTGCTATTTTTTATAGCACATAGAATAGAGCATACTGGAGTCGCAACTTCTTATTTAATACGTATAGTTTAACAGAATCCTAAATACATCGACATGGTTAGTCATGAATGTACTGCACCTATTCGTTTCATCAAACCTTGTGCCCCTAAGATAACTTGTAATTTAGTACTATACTGCTGTAATTATGTACTTGTGCCACTACTTTAGGCCCTAGATATTCTGCTGTAAGCCTGTAACAATTACTTGAGGCAACAGAGTTTATTTTAGTCAAGCATTTATCGTTCACTATTGTTTGACAAGTTATGAGCAATATATAGCAAACAATCTAAGTACTTCTGAAATCAAATCAAACAATAAATTAACAAATAAAATAGTTAGccaattaacaaacacaatactGTTTCAGGAAATCAATCAAGCTTGAGAAGGGACAAAACAAGGAGCATGATTCATTGTTGCACTTCACAGACCACAGGTGACTGAGGATATAGGGACATGATACTACAAGTACGATAAGCTATGATATAGAGAATATACTTTAGTGTCTGATTATTAAGGAGAAACCACTATTTTTTATCAGAAGCAGCTTTGTCCTTAGCCATCTGCTCAAACAAGCTTCCATCATAGACAGCTTTAATTGTATCTCTATGCAATAAACCATCCTTATCCTTGCAGAGCACATACAAGATCTTCCATTCGACATAACTAGCAAGCCTGCAACCCATTTACCCCACATATATAGAGTACTTCCGagaaaaattaaatcatgtatgtACTTCTACAATAGGATTTGCGAGGGAAGATAAAACAAACCATCCAGAGTAGTTCTTGGGTTccctatttcctttaaccattGCCATCAGCTCGTCTGATGTTAAGGCACTTTTATTTGCAATCGCATGCTTACTAAAAATCTCTTCGAACTTTTTAGGAACAAACCTTCATAATAACATATGAAACAAAAAAGGTTAAATACGTCTTGAATTACAACTTTTGCGAACGTTATTACTATATTTTGATCAATGCTCATATCTACATCTTAATATATATGAAGTCTTGCTTAGTCTATTCTTGATTTATTGTGAATTGCACCAACAGAACTTGGCACAAACCTGGCTTATTTTTGTTTAGCAGATATTTTTATAAGAAATTGTAATTGATTAGGCCAAACTCTATAAAGGACGGTAACTAGTAGCTACAGAACTGTATCAATTAGAGTATTCAATTATGTTAACAAGGAAAAGATCTTAATAAACTGGACTCACTTGCACTGAACAGATATATTCTTCAGCTATATTGTCATTAATGAAGATTGGAGTCTAGAGAATGACTTTCTGAATATGAATGGCTGAAGAGGACTGGATGGATTGGAATTACTTGCACATACTAATGGAGCGTATTACTTGTACAATCTAATGGATTGTATTACTTCTATCAATGATAAATTGAAATACTTTTGAACTCAGCGGTTGGAGTGCTTTCTCAGTTTAAATGGTTGGAGTTGCTTTCACAATTTGAATGAATTGGAATGGCATTATTACTTCTACTGTCGATTGTAAGACGAGATCTAAGCATGCGTGAAATGTGTAGTCATTGATAAGATTACGATTTTTCCGTTTGATCGGAAAAAATGGAAGAACAAATGCGAACAAAATTCAAGGTGAAAGAAAGATGTACTCTGGAAGAGTAAAATATTGGGGATAATGCAACTTAATAATTTATCTGGATAGAAAGGAAGGACCAATAATTATCTACAGACAGTACAAATTTCAATTTTCACTCCCACCTAGATTCGTTCTCCCTAACCAAACACATCATTGTAGTAGATGAGGAAGTCTTTGAGACAGGTGATTAAAGAAAGATACAAGTAAAAGAAAATTTCTGCTTCATTCACAAATTTATAGTATCATAACGTCATTAGAGCCAGAATTTTAGCTACTAGGGACAAATTTGGAACCGAATATACAAACTCGAGACCTAGCTAAACATTGTTATTTGGACTTATGAAGTCAATTTTATGGACAATAAAGAGTATGCAGCACTACATACCTTCCTTCAGGGTCATAAACATCAGTGTCACTCCCATGTTTGCCCTTGTGAATATTCTGTATATCAATTGGGAAGAGCAGAGAAGGAAATTTTCCCTGGatcaaaaaatattaaaattcaaGCTTCATGATCAGATAAGTATAGTAGGACAAATAGGCATTAGAATATTtcttgattaatcatatagatgTATTATCCTTCTATCCTATAGTTATAGGACACATACTTAAACAAGATGCTTCAGGTTATAAAATTAATGATCTATTAAGTAAATGATAAAGACAAAGTACATGTGTTAGGTAAATTTAACAGACAAATAATGTGTAATCAGTCACAATAAGTCTTTCTGCGAAGTGCGAAGCCACCTATAGCACTCTGCAATTTTTGGAACCAGTATCTACTGTATCAAGTCGCCAACCCCCAGGCCCCTCACTAGTCATACTTTTTATTTTTTTGGAACGAGAACTGGTAATACTGAATCTAAATTTGTTCTCCATCTTTTTACTTCCTTCTCGGTAATCCAGATGTATGTCTTGTTCctctataagtcattttattaTGCAAGGTAACACTCCTCAAACCTTCAAAATTCACTATATCATTATACATAATTTAGTGATTTGTTAAAAGAAAGATTTTGAACACAAATCTACAATTCAAATCCATCATGCTAGAGTATGTTAGAGGTATGCATATGCAAAATAGAGAAATTAATGAAGAGAAAGGGGTGCGGAAATAAGATTTATCATCTACGGCCACAAATCTTTGATCATAGTTTCACAGCTGGTTGCATTCACTCAGTTTCTACCAACAGGTGGAACACGATCCAATGGAGATATTGGATAGCGTAGATATTTCTACAACAAAGGAGCGTGAAAAGCTTACTCTagattataaaattaataatgcCTAAGATAATAGTAACTCCAAAATCAATGTGTCTATAAGATTTAAGGAAGCAATTAGTCGTATAATAAGTCAAAACCAGTCTTCCTCGGATgccactaaataaatgattaaataacGCACGCGTCCCTGTTGTTAGGACTTGGGTAATATCTACTGTATTAAGTTCTCCACTCTCAAGTGCTCAAAGGCTCATACCTCACAAATCTTTTCACCCCAACCATTCCACCCACCAAACACTAGCTATAAACTCTACAAACCTCCGCCATTTACAAATTATATGTAAAAGTTTTACTAAATATATCTGTTACCCGAACTCAGCTGGAAGTGTCGAAATGATCAGTGTCTAAGTGTAAGATCCCACAATATTGTTCAGTAATTCAGAGTTTGTAGAATAAATTAATAGTTGGGAGTATTTCGAAAATTCTAACCGCAAGCTCTGACCGTTAAAGATTAATTAAAATAGATAGAAAATGTGAGGGGGTAGAGAAAATTACAGGGCGAGTCTTGGAACTGAGGCCCATGTTGATAAAAACGGCAGCAACAGAAGACAAGGCCAGACCACATCCTATTTTTCGAAAACCTGTGTCACTCTCGAATTAAATCAAAAAGTTGcataaaattatggaaaaataaTGTTTACgaaaaaaagaaaaattaaaagaaCACCTTTGAAGGTTTCCCAAGGATATACAATTCCATCTTTGTTCTGATCAAAGAAGCTAACATGCTTCTGTAGAACGTTCCCTTCCATACTCGCAAACTCATCTGCAATTAAACATATAGTATATGTTACACAGAGATATATATTGAATATGAACGTATACAGTTCTGTTAAAGAAAGATAGATAATGACATGTAGAGAaaaacacacacacgcacacaaaCACAAACGAAAACGAAAACACATAGTAGACATGTACCTTTTTTAGAAGCTTCTAAATCAACAACCTGCGATGAAGCCATGAACAGAAGTGTTTATTTATCAAGATTATTTATCAGGTAAATACAAACTATATGTGTAAACTGTAAAGTTAGGGAACGGAGAGAGagtaagaaaagagagagaacaAAGAGATATATATGGGAGCGAGAGAGGGTGTGAGAGAGAGAGGTATCATTGAGAAAAAATGACAAATATTAACAGAGTAACTGTGAAAATACAATGACCGTCAATATATTCCTCAATTAATGTATTTTCTATATTGGCTTAGAATGTCTGTTATAGAAATCggccgattttttaaaaatcgccgataaatcggTTAAAAATATTTGTCTGATTTGACCGATTTTCGATAAATCATCGATAAattattcaattttttaaaaatcatccCATAAATCATAAATCGGTACCTCAACCAAATAGTTATGATTTTCGAAATCTATAACACTGCTTAGAATTAAAGATTCATTTCTTTTAAGCATTGTTTTCCCTACTTTTAAATATTTAAAGTATATCGGAGTACAAAACATTTACGGAAAATGAGTTCTTCCTGTCAAGTGTTTTAAAATTATCTAATTCAGCAgattaatttattataaaatactCGATcaatttgatttttaaaattcaaTTCATCTTAACTAAGTTTTTAGTGTCGCTAACAGCGTGCGAGTTATAAAGAGTTTGGTCTCGGCGGGGCCATTTCATCCTTATAACGGGAATGACTGCCCCACAAGATCAGACATtttatcagagtatatataattatttattaaaattaaagtAATTGACACATTATTTGTAATTCATTTTTTGGACGTTTTTCAATTGAGGtctatattatatttttttgCAAGTTGCActtttaattttgaatttcgtTTGTTTTGTACTCCTGAAACAAAATTTTGTTGAAATTGTTAGTTTCACCATGggtaaaattgaaaaaaaaattcaatttaGGTTGTAACATAATACACCTCATAATTTCCAATTCCAGAGATCAAAAACCGATTTAGAAGATGCTATTGAGCTAAAATCAAAAATTATATTAACCAAATCGAAACTCCAATCAAGGCCTAACAGATTATAACCTCAAAATCACTAAAAGAgagttaaaaaaaattaaacttgGTTCTAGGGTTCTTACTACGAATTGGGTGTTTGATTTACCGGCATTTTTCATGAAATTTGATTTTACATGTAACTTTTGTTAATAAATGTATATTtgtatatttgttaataaataactaatataatcataataatatattaaatataatttaatattataatacatccgaTTTTTATTTCGACTAATCCTTTCAATTAATTCTCGATTTTCAATTAATCCTAAAATGATAATTTGAACGATCTTTACTAATTCTCGATTTTTATAACACTGCTTCTATTTAAAAAAAACTTTTTTTTCTTATGCCAAGAGAAATAAGATTCATTTAATTTATTAAATCGTTTTCAATACATGAACTAACCCTGAATGAGCATTTCTCATTCACGTAAATAATGCGCTTAAATTAGAACGCAAATGTTATAtcatactccctctgtccctccgATCTGTTTACACTTTCTTTTTTGGATGTCTCTTCAATTGTTTATATTTCaaatttttccaaaaatagtaaaaaatttataatttttaaaataactacatccttCTTGGGGAAGGGTCTGTAGCAACTGTTTGCTATTATTAGGTTGTTAACAAACAGTTTAAGGGCCGTTGGATGGGGGATTAACGGGTGAGATAGTACCCGGACCGCGGAAATTTTCAGCGATTGGTCTGGACGGACCGCGGAAATTTTCCGCGATTGGATCCTGTCCCCTTATCCCCAGCATCCCAACAACAGCTCATTTCACCACAAAAAACACCAAAATTTTCAAGAAAAATTCTACTCTCCAAGTTTACATTTTAGGCGATTTTGGGGCATTTTCATCAAGAAATTCAAGTAGTTTTGTCAATTCAAGGTATATTTCTTGTCTTAAATTTTACATTTTCATTGCGGATAAATTATTTGCTCGTATGTTTCGTCATAAAAGTCAAAATGAAAAAGGAGTCTATTGATCATAGCTTACATCTTGATGATTTAAATACTAGTGAAGAACCTAAAACCCCTGTATATGTTGAAGATGATGATTTTGTAGATAGAAATGAggaatttattaatttagatgaGGATTTGGTTGATGTTGAAGATGAAAATGATGAAAACGAGGTTGCAAACGAGGTTGAAAATGATAGTGATAATGTTGAGG is a window from the Apium graveolens cultivar Ventura chromosome 1, ASM990537v1, whole genome shotgun sequence genome containing:
- the LOC141674674 gene encoding putative peroxygenase 4, yielding MASSQVVDLEASKKDEFASMEGNVLQKHVSFFDQNKDGIVYPWETFKGFRKIGCGLALSSVAAVFINMGLSSKTRPGKFPSLLFPIDIQNIHKGKHGSDTDVYDPEGRFVPKKFEEIFSKHAIANKSALTSDELMAMVKGNREPKNYSGWLASYVEWKILYVLCKDKDGLLHRDTIKAVYDGSLFEQMAKDKAASDKK